The following coding sequences lie in one Pectobacterium sp. A5351 genomic window:
- a CDS encoding DUF2635 domain-containing protein, with protein sequence MKIKVKAAQGVQVPREDNGRRYITSDTVVEVERTAYYLRQLNVGDLVVVTDSAAVAKKGKEEVSRGES encoded by the coding sequence ATGAAAATCAAAGTTAAGGCGGCGCAGGGTGTTCAGGTGCCGCGCGAAGATAACGGCCGTCGCTACATCACCAGCGACACCGTGGTCGAGGTAGAACGCACAGCGTACTACCTGCGGCAGTTAAACGTCGGTGATCTGGTTGTCGTTACTGACAGTGCCGCTGTGGCAAAAAAAGGTAAAGAGGAGGTGAGCCGTGGCGAGTCCTAA